In a single window of the Natronosalvus caseinilyticus genome:
- a CDS encoding NAD-binding protein, giving the protein MVGERVARRLPQNWTWIVGTRAAVLLSLAVALLSVATGIVNIEQPAADFGPVATYVPSIVQQGVGFTGALTGFLMVASALALRRGLRVGWYATVVLLPMTAIQGLLQASPYSIPLVVLSLISLPTVLVTRRQFDRELGLTTTQLAAGGALVGVQAYGTFGAFALREDFDGISNLLDAFYFTLVTSSTVGYGDIGPTSPDAQLFTMSVVVLGVASFGIAIGALVGPAIQARITKTLGKMTESQLELLENHILVLGYGELTEPIVDELNAAGRSFVIVTKDREAATELAERDIPVVTGDPSDEAPLERAHIERAAAVVVATNHDAEDALSVLTARELASDLRIVAAATDRENTTKLERAGADAVISPAVLGGSLLVRSALGSDNSALIDRILEDEES; this is encoded by the coding sequence ATGGTCGGTGAGCGTGTGGCCCGGCGATTGCCACAGAACTGGACCTGGATCGTCGGGACGCGAGCGGCGGTGCTTCTCTCGCTGGCCGTTGCCCTATTGTCGGTCGCGACCGGCATCGTCAACATCGAGCAACCGGCCGCGGACTTCGGGCCCGTCGCTACCTACGTTCCGTCGATCGTCCAGCAGGGCGTCGGCTTCACCGGCGCGCTGACAGGGTTTCTGATGGTCGCGAGCGCGCTCGCGCTCCGACGCGGGCTGCGAGTCGGCTGGTACGCAACCGTCGTCTTGCTCCCGATGACGGCGATCCAGGGGCTCCTCCAGGCGAGTCCCTACTCGATTCCGCTGGTCGTCCTCTCGCTGATTTCGCTCCCGACGGTGCTCGTCACTCGCCGACAGTTCGACCGCGAACTCGGGCTGACGACGACCCAGCTAGCAGCGGGCGGGGCGCTCGTCGGTGTCCAGGCCTACGGCACCTTCGGCGCGTTCGCCCTCCGGGAGGACTTCGACGGCATCTCGAACCTCCTCGACGCCTTTTACTTCACGCTCGTCACCTCGAGCACCGTCGGCTACGGCGACATCGGCCCGACCTCGCCGGACGCACAGCTGTTCACCATGTCCGTCGTCGTCCTCGGCGTCGCCAGTTTCGGTATCGCCATCGGGGCGCTGGTCGGCCCGGCGATTCAGGCGCGGATCACGAAGACACTCGGAAAGATGACAGAATCACAGCTCGAACTCCTCGAGAACCACATCCTCGTCCTCGGTTATGGCGAGTTGACCGAACCGATCGTCGACGAACTCAACGCGGCCGGCCGCTCGTTCGTCATCGTCACGAAGGACCGTGAAGCGGCGACCGAGCTCGCCGAACGGGACATCCCCGTCGTGACGGGTGACCCGAGCGACGAAGCACCCCTCGAGCGCGCTCACATCGAGCGCGCGGCGGCCGTCGTCGTCGCGACGAATCACGATGCCGAGGACGCGCTCTCGGTACTCACCGCGCGCGAACTCGCCTCAGACCTGCGAATCGTCGCGGCCGCGACCGATCGGGAGAACACGACCAAACTCGAACGGGCGGGCGCGGACGCCGTGATCAGCCCGGCCGTCCTGGGCGGGAGCCTGCTGGTTCGCTCGGCCCTCGGGAGCGACAATTCGGCACTGATCGATCGGATACTCGAGGACGAGGAATCGTGA
- a CDS encoding potassium transporter TrkA has product MATLLLEILLGLYLGLLTGIVPAFAAGSLGFLVRYFTGVGLPGFGVVVMALSIASVQGGLLGLVEPDIAQSPRLLVAVLVVLMLALYAHNQGDKLGAELPRHLSLTALRQRTLSADVVEFVGSVGQVTVRPTGEIHDLEGYPPLSPALRSTLKSGSWRFPADLPLSELAVRLEERLRTDHDLADVDVSIDERGQATIAAAPPTSGLSKRIPDGHRAVSITTLVPTGTARGDEVVVDADGETIEGTVCSVRTAVDESLSADDATEDPAADDVIDTPSSDDEPVTPPTATAPRLATAGGTGRITVSLPRRRAKTVLGAESARLTVCARATEDAFEAFSRLREAGYAIRRIVLRTVDAARRLDSEESSLVCLAHRRPDAGDADTARNWQFGTGVEGPLEPGDEVYVAGREPDIEAFLEPETRASVTEGAR; this is encoded by the coding sequence ATGGCAACGCTCCTGCTCGAGATACTCCTCGGCCTGTACCTGGGACTGTTGACCGGCATCGTGCCCGCGTTCGCCGCCGGCTCGCTCGGCTTCCTGGTCCGGTACTTCACCGGCGTCGGCCTCCCCGGCTTCGGTGTCGTGGTGATGGCCCTGTCCATCGCGAGCGTTCAGGGCGGCCTCCTCGGGCTAGTGGAACCCGACATCGCCCAGTCGCCCCGCCTGCTCGTCGCCGTCCTGGTCGTGTTGATGCTCGCGCTGTACGCCCACAACCAGGGGGACAAACTCGGCGCCGAACTCCCGCGACACCTTTCGCTGACGGCGCTCCGCCAGCGAACGCTCTCGGCGGACGTCGTCGAGTTCGTCGGCAGCGTGGGCCAGGTGACCGTCCGACCCACCGGCGAGATTCACGACCTCGAGGGGTACCCGCCGCTGTCGCCCGCGCTTCGATCGACGCTGAAGAGCGGATCGTGGCGATTCCCCGCCGACCTCCCGCTTTCGGAACTGGCGGTTCGCCTCGAGGAGCGGCTCCGAACCGATCACGACCTCGCCGACGTCGACGTCTCGATCGACGAGCGGGGGCAGGCGACGATCGCCGCCGCGCCGCCTACGAGCGGCCTCTCGAAACGGATTCCCGACGGCCACCGAGCAGTTTCGATCACGACACTCGTTCCAACCGGGACGGCTCGCGGCGACGAGGTCGTCGTCGACGCCGATGGCGAGACCATTGAGGGCACTGTCTGTAGCGTCCGAACGGCGGTCGACGAGTCGCTTTCGGCCGACGACGCGACTGAGGACCCCGCGGCCGACGACGTGATCGACACGCCCTCGAGCGACGACGAACCCGTTACCCCGCCCACAGCGACTGCTCCCCGGCTCGCCACCGCCGGGGGTACCGGCCGAATCACGGTCTCCCTGCCCCGACGTCGCGCGAAAACTGTCCTCGGCGCCGAGTCGGCCCGCCTCACGGTGTGCGCTCGAGCGACCGAAGACGCGTTCGAGGCGTTTTCGCGCCTCCGAGAGGCCGGCTACGCGATCAGACGGATCGTGCTCCGGACCGTCGACGCGGCTCGACGACTCGATTCCGAGGAAAGCAGCCTCGTCTGTCTCGCCCACCGGCGGCCGGACGCGGGCGACGCCGACACCGCACGAAACTGGCAGTTCGGTACCGGCGTCGAGGGCCCGCTCGAGCCGGGCGACGAGGTGTACGTCGCCGGTCGCGAGCCCGACATCGAGGCGTTCCTCGAGCCGGAGACGCGAGCGAGCGTCACCGAGGGGGCGCGATGA